A DNA window from Piliocolobus tephrosceles isolate RC106 chromosome 9, ASM277652v3, whole genome shotgun sequence contains the following coding sequences:
- the LOC111528036 gene encoding NADH dehydrogenase [ubiquinone] 1 beta subcomplex subunit 4-like → MSFSNYKSSRLAALPETLDPAEYDTSPETRRAQAERLAIRARLKREYLLQYNYPNRRGLIENPALLRWTYARTTNVYPNFRPTPKNSLMGALFGIGPLIFLYCIIKTDRDRKEKLIREGKLDRTFQLSR, encoded by the coding sequence ATGTCGTTCTCAAACTATAAGTCGTCGCGCCTGGCCGCTCTGCCCGAGACCCTCGACCCAGCTGAATATGACACATCTCCGGAAACCCGGCGGGCGCAAGCCGAGCGGTTGGCCATAAGAGCCCGGCTGAAACGAGAGTACCTGCTTCAGTACAACTATCCCAACCGCCGAGGGCTCATCGAAAATCCTGCCTTGCTTCGTTGGACCTATGCAAGAACAACAAATGTCTATCCTAATTTCAGACCCACTCCTAAAAACTCACTCATGGGAGCTCTGTTTGGAATCGGGCCCCTCATCTTCCTGTATTGTATTATCAAAACTGACAGggataggaaagaaaaacttaTCCGGGAAGGAAAATTGGATCGAACATTTCAGCTCTCACGTTAA